In Alphaproteobacteria bacterium, the genomic stretch ATTAAATGATAAGTACCGTGAAATTGCAGCTGTTTCAAATTTAATTGGGCAAGGCTCAACAGGACTTCCTTTAAAAACACATTTAAAAGGCATGCTCAATGTTGGTTTTAAAAAAGATGAAATCATCGAACTCATTATCTTTTTGATTGGATATTCTGGTTTTCCGCGTTGTGTTGAAGCGCTTTTGATGCTCAATTCTTTAGACCAGGAAAATGAAGCAATTTCTCTTAAAACAGCTTAACTACGTATTGATTTTAAACATTCAACGTTTTGTTTACTTTTTAATCAAAAAAAGATATAAAAGACCATCATAAAAGGAATGTCACATGTCAAATTTTACTGTTGCTGCTTTATATAAATTTGTTTCTTTGCCTGATTATAAGGAAATTCAACCGAGATTGCTTGACCTCTGTCGCAATCAAGGGATAAAAGGAACGTTATTACTAGCCGAAGAAGGCATCAACGGAACAATTGCCGGCACACGTGAAGCAATTGATTCTTTAAATGTTTTTTTTCAATCAGATACACGTTTTCACAACCTAGAATATAAAGAATCATATGCCTCTAAAATGCCCTTTTATCGCTTAAAAGTACGTTTAAAAAAAGAAATTGTTACTTTAGGTGTTCCAGAAGTAGACCCCAATACGAAAGTTGGCACTTATTTAAATCCTCAACAATGGAATGAATTACTACAAGATCCCGAAGTTGTTCTGCTGGACACACGCAATGATTATGAATATGAAATTGGTACATTTAAAGGGGCGCTTAACCCCAACACAGCAACTTTTCGTGAATTTCCAGATTATGTAACCCAAAACCTAGACCCAATCAAAAATAAAAAAATTGCTATGTTTTGTACAGGCGGCATACGTTGTGAAAAAGCATCATCTTATATGCTTCTTAAAGGATATGAAGAAGTTTATCACCTTAAAGGCGGCATTCTTAAATATCTTGAGGAAATGCAACCTGAAAATTCTTTATGGGAAGGCGAATGCTTTGTATTTGACAATCGCACCTCTATTGCACATGGCCTAGAAGAAGGCGTTTCTGAAATGTGCTATGGATGTCGTTGGCCTATTTCGCCTGAGGATAAACAATCCGAACTTTATAAGGAAGGCATTCATTGCCCCAAATGCCATGACAAATTAACTGAAAAATTTAGACGCAGCGCTGAGGAACGTCATCGCCAAGTCGTTCTTGCCAAGTCCCGTGGAAAAAATCATATCGGCAGCAGGTAAACAGCCAATCTATTTTCATTTCGAATTATGATTGTTTTTAATAGGAAAACTCGCAAAACACCAAGAGATTAATACGGTCATGCTGACCATTTGCCTTTATTTTTACTTTATGCCAAAATCATTTAACAAATAAAAACTTTTAAATGCCATATGGGGAAAGTAAAAATGAGAACTATATTAATTGGTGCTATCCTTGCACTTTTTTCAACACATTCGTTTGCACTTGATCAAAATACAGTCAATACCAA encodes the following:
- a CDS encoding rhodanese-related sulfurtransferase, which translates into the protein MSNFTVAALYKFVSLPDYKEIQPRLLDLCRNQGIKGTLLLAEEGINGTIAGTREAIDSLNVFFQSDTRFHNLEYKESYASKMPFYRLKVRLKKEIVTLGVPEVDPNTKVGTYLNPQQWNELLQDPEVVLLDTRNDYEYEIGTFKGALNPNTATFREFPDYVTQNLDPIKNKKIAMFCTGGIRCEKASSYMLLKGYEEVYHLKGGILKYLEEMQPENSLWEGECFVFDNRTSIAHGLEEGVSEMCYGCRWPISPEDKQSELYKEGIHCPKCHDKLTEKFRRSAEERHRQVVLAKSRGKNHIGSR
- a CDS encoding carboxymuconolactone decarboxylase family protein, with amino-acid sequence MSIEIGKKRFKEIVGSQSDLIIEKLKAASPDFADYVLNFAYGNLYNRAGLNDKYREIAAVSNLIGQGSTGLPLKTHLKGMLNVGFKKDEIIELIIFLIGYSGFPRCVEALLMLNSLDQENEAISLKTA